The following proteins are encoded in a genomic region of Takifugu flavidus isolate HTHZ2018 chromosome 3, ASM371156v2, whole genome shotgun sequence:
- the LOC130522496 gene encoding dehydrogenase/reductase SDR family member 4-like isoform X1, with protein sequence MLRSIFRCLSPNLVAGQRRMSQSSLNGKVAIVTASTDGIGLATAQALGMRGAHVVVSSRCQANVDKAVALLRTHNIQVTGTTCNVGKGEDREKLIQMTLDQCGGIDILVSNAAVKSSFGNILDSTEDDWDKVLSLNVKSAFLLTKLVVPHMEKRGGGNIVFVSSLAAYQPIQGLGPYCVSKTALLGLTRVLAPELAQSNIRVNCVAPGLIKTRSSSALWENEAIMDEFKKQLSIKRIGQVEEIGGVVAFLCSEEASYITGETIMASGGMGCRL encoded by the exons ATGTTGAGGTCCATATTCAGGTGCCTTAGCCCCAATCTAGTTGCTGGGCAAAGAAGGATGTCACAAAGCAGCCTTAATGGGAAGGTAGCCATTGTCACAGCCTCCACAGATGG aATCGGACTAGCAACAGCGCAGGCTCTGGGAATGAGAGGAGCCCACGTGGTGGTGAGCAGCCGGTGTCAGGCGAACGTGGACAAGGCCGTGGCTCTGCTGAGGACCCACAACATCCAAGTGACCGGAACCACCTGTAATGTTGGCAaaggagaagacagagagaaactgATTCAGATG ACTCTGGATCAGTGTGGGGGGATCGACATCCTGGTGTCCAATGCGGCCGTCAAATCATCCTTTGGAAACATCCTGGACTCCACAGAGGACGACTGGGACAAG gTCCTGTCTTTAAATGTGAAATCAGCCTTCCTCTTGACTAAGCTGGTGGTGCCTCACATGGAGAAGAGAGG AGGGGGAAATATCGTATTTGTATCATCATTGGCAGCGTATCAACCAATCCAG GGACTTGGCCCCTACTGTGTGAGCAAGACCGCCCTGCTGGGTCTGACCAGGGTTCTGGCCCCTGAGCTGGCTCAGAGTAACATAAGGGTCAACTGTGTGGCCCCTGGACTGATAAAGACCAGATCCAGCTCTGCG TTGTGGGAAAATGAAGCCATCATGGATGAATTTAAGAAGCAGCTCAGCATCAAAAG GATCGGACAGGTGGAGGAAATTGGTGGGGTGGTCGCCTTTCTGTGTTCCGAGGAGGCTTCCTACATCACAGGAGAGACCATTATGGCAAGCGGGGGGATGGGCTGCCGACTCTGA
- the LOC130522494 gene encoding dehydrogenase/reductase SDR family member 4-like isoform X2 has product MLRSIFRCLSPNLVAGQRRMSQSSLNGKVAIVTASTDGIGLATAQALGMRGAHVVVSSRCQANVDKAVALLRTHNIQVTGTTCNVGKGEDREKLIQMTLDQCGGIDILVSNAAVNPFFGNILDSTEDVWDKILSVNVKSAFLLTKLVVPHMEKRGGGNIVFVSSVGAYQPMQGLGPYCVSKTALLGLTRVLATELAQSNIRVNCVAPGLIKTRFSAILWENEAIMDKFKNQPSIKRIGQVEEIGGVVAFLCSEEASYITGETITASGGMGCRL; this is encoded by the exons ATGTTGAGGTCCATATTCAGGTGCCTTAGCCCCAATCTAGTTGCTGGGCAAAGAAGGATGTCACAAAGCAGCCTTAATGGGAAGGTAGCCATTGTCACAGCCTCCACAGATGG aATCGGACTAGCAACAGCGCAGGCTCTGGGAATGAGAGGAGCCCACGTGGTGGTGAGCAGCCGGTGTCAGGCGAACGTGGACAAGGCCGTGGCTCTGCTGAGGACCCACAACATCCAAGTGACTGGAACCACCTGTAATGTTGGCAaaggagaagacagagagaaactgATTCAGATG ACTCTGGATCAGTGTGGGGGGATCGACATCCTGGTGTCCAATGCGGCCGTCAACCCGTTCTTTGGAAACATCCTGGACTCCACAGAGGACGTCTGGGACAAG aTCCTGTCTGTAAATGTGAAATCAGCCTTCCTCTTGACTAAGCTGGTGGTGCCTCACATGGAGAAGAGAGG AGGGGGAAATATCGTATTTGTATCATCTGTGGGGGCATATCAACCAATGCAG GGACTTGGCCCCTACTGTGTGAGCAAGACCGCCCTGCTGGGTCTGACCAGGGTTCTGGCCACTGAGCTGGCTCAGAGTAACATAAGGGTCAACTGTGTGGCCCCTGGACTCATAAAGACACGCTTCAGCGCTATA TTGTGGGAAAATGAAGCCATCATGGATAAATTTAAGAACCAGCCCAGCATCAAAAG GATCGGACAGGTGGAGGAAATTGGTGGGGTGGTCGCCTTTCTGTGTTCCGAGGAGGCTTCCTACATCACAGGAGAGACCATCACCGCGAGTGGGGGGATGGGCTGCCGACTCTGA
- the LOC130522496 gene encoding dehydrogenase/reductase SDR family member 4-like isoform X2, producing the protein MRGAHVVVSSRCQANVDKAVALLRTHNIQVTGTTCNVGKGEDREKLIQMTLDQCGGIDILVSNAAVKSSFGNILDSTEDDWDKVLSLNVKSAFLLTKLVVPHMEKRGGGNIVFVSSLAAYQPIQGLGPYCVSKTALLGLTRVLAPELAQSNIRVNCVAPGLIKTRSSSALWENEAIMDEFKKQLSIKRIGQVEEIGGVVAFLCSEEASYITGETIMASGGMGCRL; encoded by the exons ATGAGAGGAGCCCACGTGGTGGTGAGCAGCCGGTGTCAGGCGAACGTGGACAAGGCCGTGGCTCTGCTGAGGACCCACAACATCCAAGTGACCGGAACCACCTGTAATGTTGGCAaaggagaagacagagagaaactgATTCAGATG ACTCTGGATCAGTGTGGGGGGATCGACATCCTGGTGTCCAATGCGGCCGTCAAATCATCCTTTGGAAACATCCTGGACTCCACAGAGGACGACTGGGACAAG gTCCTGTCTTTAAATGTGAAATCAGCCTTCCTCTTGACTAAGCTGGTGGTGCCTCACATGGAGAAGAGAGG AGGGGGAAATATCGTATTTGTATCATCATTGGCAGCGTATCAACCAATCCAG GGACTTGGCCCCTACTGTGTGAGCAAGACCGCCCTGCTGGGTCTGACCAGGGTTCTGGCCCCTGAGCTGGCTCAGAGTAACATAAGGGTCAACTGTGTGGCCCCTGGACTGATAAAGACCAGATCCAGCTCTGCG TTGTGGGAAAATGAAGCCATCATGGATGAATTTAAGAAGCAGCTCAGCATCAAAAG GATCGGACAGGTGGAGGAAATTGGTGGGGTGGTCGCCTTTCTGTGTTCCGAGGAGGCTTCCTACATCACAGGAGAGACCATTATGGCAAGCGGGGGGATGGGCTGCCGACTCTGA
- the efs gene encoding embryonal Fyn-associated substrate — translation MSVSTVLAKALFDNTAESPEELAFRKGDILMVLEQEQSGGPGWWLCSLHGRQGIAPANRLRLLQTAPPPGPAAEDSVYLSPGSPMARMAICSSVEDIDGVYRSPPSAGESRGVSVASRPGELRKVEGGRPRSHSSSGTRPRPDWDIGVAGRPRSPSLRGRGTDVTGSLYQSPVSPIPPGVKNARQPAALVASESVYLSPTGALRSADRPEDNTYLVPRETLMTEISDDCYLVPKGTPLASDEVYQSPTGGVVGNSVCSNGSSIMGGASKVNQDMPGMYQTPTPIGTNLPRTQATALAHQHPSQILPVQASSRPLHRGVAPVVAVARGKPNLACHRGSPLLVRAGQIRVPGSPNFTRKPPPPAPPVRGVTRKEAQQAVPSLAELDSAPKPTAQVAPAVPNQEPDKQNRTPCNEDRSNEQSRKGDPQDQLDLLDDQVYDTPPSGRWQRPAPSSLTDEDIYDTPRSVPPQADSGSEVYDVPTITLNVSTSDVQSEEADDVYSVPTLPGGPLATAELGASLSEEAAQVGEVYRVPGPGKRASSGDSSEPDCGIYDMPALTVEGLPHSLSSSSASTCTPRRLSVSSNGSGDVQWRASLSSLMHAVLSATSCPSPSLLSRDLATSLAEILSTWKASHSDDPPPPLQQAWARMSDLLPALSTAGCAPPSEGLLLLVHRSLEESALLLQAQSRPRLPSQESLSRRPLPALPVSDGKSSGSGMGSRKGSWIQERPLPPTPQPSFPLNPTPSAVMLTVAPADREDDPSNEYAGIGLTPIPTPVPTGDSVGYVKLQGKPEPPPDALTENGPTHTISTEQKLSPSPGLPVALSLEDSELLSFYSSQSLAHLSCLADAIDVLYSSVQGNQPPRIFVARGKSLIVTAHKLVFIGDTLSRLLTSPDLRAKITTSGGRLCQALKSVVVATKGAAQSYPSVSATQEMVDRVAELSQQAAGFSTLLQRLAEISS, via the exons ATGTCCGTCTCC ACTGTATTGGCCAAGGCGCTGTTTGACAACACCGCGGAAAGCCCTGAGGAGCTGGCGTTCCGGAAGGGCGACATCCTGATGGTGCTTGAACAGGAGCAGAGTGGCGGTCCCGGTTGGTGGCTCTGCTCCCTGCACGGCCGACAGGGAATCGCTCCCGCCAACCGCCTGCGACTTCTTCAGACCGCTCCACCCCCAGGCCCTGCCGCCGAGGACTCCGTCTACCTGTCTCCTGGCTCTCCGATGGCCCGGATGGCCATTTGCAGCAGCGTGGAGGACATCGATGGAGTGTATCGCTCTCCGCCGTCTGCGGGAGAAAGCCGGGGTGTCAGTGTAGCCTCGAGGCCCGGCGAGCTGCGTAAAGTCGAAGGCGGGCGCCCGCGGTCGCACTCCAGCTCCGGCACCCGGCCCAGGCCGGACTGGGATATCGGGGTGGCGGGGCGTCCGCGTTCGCCCTCTCTGAGAGGACGAGGTACCGACGTGACAGGAAGCCTTTATCAGAGTCCAGTAAGTCCCATACCTCCAGGGGTGAAGAACGCTAGGCAACCAGCAGCTCTCGTGGCGTCAGAATCGGTGTACCTCTCCCCCACTGGCGCTCTGAGGTCAGCTGACagaccagaggacaacacataTCTTGTTCCAAGAGAGACTTTAATGACAGAAATCTCTGACGACTGTTACTTGGTACCCAAAGGTACGCCGCTAGCTAGTGATGAGGTTTACCAATCCCCAACAGGAGGAGTTGTGGGTAATTCTGTCTGCTCTAATGGCTCCTCCATCATGGGCGGAGCATCCAAAGTCAACCAGGACATGCCTGGGATGTACCAAACGCCTACCCCCATCGGGACAAACCTACCCAGGACTCAGGCCACGGCTCTGGCGCACCAGCACCCATCTCAGATACTTCCTGTCCAAGCATCCTCCCGGCCTCTGCACAGGGGAGTCGCGCCCGTCGTGGCTGTGGCCAGGGGGAAGCCCAACCTGGCCTGTCACCGGGGCTCCCCTTTGCTGGTCCGAGCAGGACAGATCAGAGTGCCCGGGTCACCGAATTTCACCCGCAAACCCCCCCCGCCTGCGCCTCCTGTGAGGGGCGTCACGAGAAAAGAGGCACAACAAGCTGTGCCGTCGCTGGCGGAGCTCGACTCCGCCCCTAAACCCACCGCTCAGGTTGCTCCCGCGGTACCGAACCAGGAGCCGGACAAGCAGAATCGGACGCCTTGTAACGAGGACAGGAGTAACGAGCAGAGCAGGAAAGGGGACCCTCAGGATCAGCTGGACCTTCTGGACGATCAG GTGTACGATACGCCTCCTAGTGGCAGGTGGCAGCGTCCAGCGCCGTCTTCCCTCACTGATGAGGACATCTATGACACCCCTCGCAGTGTCCCCCCACAAGCCGACTCTGGATCGGAG GTTTACGACGTCCCCACCATCACCCTGAACGTGTCCACATCAGACGTCCAGTCCGAAGAAGCCGACGACGTCTACAGCGTTCCTACGCTTCCTGGTGGGCCTCTGGCAACGGCGGAGCTCGGCGCCAGTCTCTCGGAGGAAGCGGCGCAGGTCGGGGAGGTGTATCGGGTTCCCGGGCCTGGGAAGAGAGCCAGCAGCGGAGATTCCTCCGAGCCCGACTGCGGCATCTACGACATGCCCGCGCTGACCGTCGAAGGGCTGCCGCACTCTCTGTCGTCGTCTTCCGCCTCGACCTGCACGCCTCGCCGCCTGTCGGTCTCCAGTAACGGGTCGGGCGACGTGCAGTGGCGAGCTTCGCTCTCCAGCCTCATGCACGCGGTGCTGAGCGCCacctcctgcccctccccctccctgttgTCTAGAGACCTGGCCACGTCCCTGGCCGAAATCCTGTCCACCTGGAAAGCGAGCCATTCCGACgacccgccgccgccgctccagcAGGCGTGGGCGCGAATGTCGGACCTGCTGCCGGCGCTGTCCACCGCTGGTTGTGCCCCCCCGTCTGAggggctcctgctgctggtgcatcGCTCGCTGGAGGAGAGCGCCCTCCTCCTGCAAGCGCAGAGTCGCCCCCGCTTGCCTTCGCAAGAATCCCTCTCCCGCAGACCGCTACCGGCTCTCCCGGTGTCCGACGGGAAATCCTCAGGAAGCGGGATGGGATCCCGTAAAGGCAGCTGGATTCAGGAGAGACCCCTGCCCCCGACTCCTCAACCCTCCTTCCCGTTGAATCCCACGCCGTCTGCCGTGATGCTCACAGTGGCGCCCGCCGACAGAGAAGACGACCCCAGCAACGAGTACGCGGGGATCGGCCTgacccccatccccaccccggTGCCGACCGGAGACAGCGTGGGTTACGTGAAGCTACAG GGAAAGCCAGAGCCCCCTCCAGACGCCCTGACGGAGAACGGCCCAACCCACACCATCAGCACGGAGCAGAAG TTGTCGCCGTCACCGGGCCTGCCGGTGGCCCTGTCCCTGGAGGACTCGGAGCTGCTGTCCTTCTACTCCTCCCAGAGCCTGGCTCACCTGTCCTGCCTGGCGGACGCCATCGACGTGCTGTACAGCAGCGTGCAGGGCAACCAGCCGCCCCGCATCTTTGTCGCCAGGGGGAAGAGCCTCATTGTGACGGCGCACAAGCTGGTGTTCATCGGGGACACGCTGTCCCGCctcctgacctctcctgaccttcGGGCCAAG ATCACAACCTCGGGCGGACGACTCTGTCAGGCCTTGAAGTCGGTGGTGGTGGCAACAAAGGGAGCCGCCCAGAGTTACCCGTCAGTCTCGGCCACGCAGGAGATGGTGGACCGCGTCGCCGAGCTCTCCCAGCAGGCCGCCGGCTTTTCCACCCTGCTGCAGCGTCTGGCAGAAATCTCCTCGTGA
- the LOC130523338 gene encoding LOW QUALITY PROTEIN: dehydrogenase/reductase SDR family member 4-like (The sequence of the model RefSeq protein was modified relative to this genomic sequence to represent the inferred CDS: inserted 1 base in 1 codon): MVAGLTATSQRKCEPGVLIQVMLRSTLRCIRSNLVAGQRRMSQSSLHGKVAIVTASTDGIGLAAAQALGMRGAHVVVSSRRQANVDKAVALLRTHNIQVTGTTCNVGKGEDREKLIQMTLDQCGGIDILVSNAAVNPFFGNILDSTEDVWDKILSVNVKSAFLLTKLVVPHMEKRGGGNIVFVSSVGAYQPMQGLGPYCVSKTALLGLTRVLATELAQSNIRVNCVAPGVIKTRFSSALWENEAIMDXFKKQLSIKRIGQVEEIGGVVAFLCSEEASYITGETITASGGMGCRL, encoded by the exons ATGGTTGCAGGGTTAACCGCTACTTCTCAGAGAAAGTGTGAGCCCGGTGTCCTG ATACAGGTGATGTTAAGATCCACATTAAGGTGCATCAGATCCAATCTAGTTGCTGGGCAAAGAAGAATGTCACAAAGCAGCCTTCATGGGAAGGTAGCCATTGTCACAGCCTCCACAGATGG AATCGGACTAGCAGCAGCGCAGGCTCTGGGAATGAGAGGAGCCCACGTGGTGGTGAGCAGCCGACGGCAGGCGAACGTGGACAAGGCCGTGGCTCTGCTGAGGACCCACAACATCCAAGTGACTGGAACCACCTGTAATGTTGGCAAAGGAGAAGACAGGGAGAAACTGATTCAGATG ACTCTGGATCAGTGTGGGGGGATCGACATCCTGGTGTCCAATGCGGCCGTCAACCCGTTCTTTGGAAACATCCTGGACTCCACAGAGGACGTCTGGGACAAG aTCCTGTCTGTAAATGTGAAATCAGCCTTCCTCTTGACTAAGCTGGTGGTGCCTCACATGGAGAAGAGAGG AGGGGGAAATATCGTATTTGTATCATCTGTGGGGGCGTATCAACCAATGCAG GGACTTGGCCCCTACTGTGTGAGCAAGACCGCCCTGCTGGGTCTGACCAGGGTTCTGGCCACTGAGCTGGCTCAGAGTAACATAAGGGTCAACTGTGTGGCCCCTGGAGTCATAAAGACCAGATTCAGCTCTGCG TTGTGGGAAAATGAAGCCATCATGG AATTTAAGAAGCAGCTCAGCATCAAAAG GATCGGACAGGTGGAGGAAATTGGTGGGGTGGTCGCCTTTCTGTGTTCCGAGGAGGCTTCCTACATCACAGGAGAGACCATCACCGCGAGTGGGGGGATGGGCTGCCGACTCTGA
- the LOC130522494 gene encoding dehydrogenase/reductase SDR family member 4-like isoform X1 yields the protein MLRSIFRCLSPNLVAGQRRMSQSSLNGKVAIVTASTDGIGLATAQALGMRGAHVVVSSRCQANVDKAVALLRTHNIQVTGTTCNVGKGEDREKLIQMTLDQCGGIDILVSNAAVNPFFGNILDSTEDVWDKILSVNVKSAFLLTKLVVPHMEKRGGGNIVFVSSVGAYQPMQVSVNVPLCYHICSEMLKKEFLQGLGPYCVSKTALLGLTRVLATELAQSNIRVNCVAPGLIKTRFSAILWENEAIMDKFKNQPSIKRIGQVEEIGGVVAFLCSEEASYITGETITASGGMGCRL from the exons ATGTTGAGGTCCATATTCAGGTGCCTTAGCCCCAATCTAGTTGCTGGGCAAAGAAGGATGTCACAAAGCAGCCTTAATGGGAAGGTAGCCATTGTCACAGCCTCCACAGATGG aATCGGACTAGCAACAGCGCAGGCTCTGGGAATGAGAGGAGCCCACGTGGTGGTGAGCAGCCGGTGTCAGGCGAACGTGGACAAGGCCGTGGCTCTGCTGAGGACCCACAACATCCAAGTGACTGGAACCACCTGTAATGTTGGCAaaggagaagacagagagaaactgATTCAGATG ACTCTGGATCAGTGTGGGGGGATCGACATCCTGGTGTCCAATGCGGCCGTCAACCCGTTCTTTGGAAACATCCTGGACTCCACAGAGGACGTCTGGGACAAG aTCCTGTCTGTAAATGTGAAATCAGCCTTCCTCTTGACTAAGCTGGTGGTGCCTCACATGGAGAAGAGAGG AGGGGGAAATATCGTATTTGTATCATCTGTGGGGGCATATCAACCAATGCAGGTGAGTGTCAATGTACCTCTCTGTTATCATATATGCagtgaaatgttaaaaaaagaatttctgcAGGGACTTGGCCCCTACTGTGTGAGCAAGACCGCCCTGCTGGGTCTGACCAGGGTTCTGGCCACTGAGCTGGCTCAGAGTAACATAAGGGTCAACTGTGTGGCCCCTGGACTCATAAAGACACGCTTCAGCGCTATA TTGTGGGAAAATGAAGCCATCATGGATAAATTTAAGAACCAGCCCAGCATCAAAAG GATCGGACAGGTGGAGGAAATTGGTGGGGTGGTCGCCTTTCTGTGTTCCGAGGAGGCTTCCTACATCACAGGAGAGACCATCACCGCGAGTGGGGGGATGGGCTGCCGACTCTGA